Proteins encoded together in one Impatiens glandulifera chromosome 1, dImpGla2.1, whole genome shotgun sequence window:
- the LOC124919880 gene encoding pentatricopeptide repeat-containing protein At5g40400 → MSSPLVSWKRLQFGTFPFLLIRSYRSLVFRNCGFLSSINFSSFQIQPSSSCSYPLIQDEDSKPKALSNPLYSFLSHAENPNNTVDIICSILRNDTSSLLNIQEDEALKRLIPHLHTHEVSRVLLRCQSDYSKARSFFNWVKNDVNLKLSTHNYCIMVHISAWSKKLSEAMPILSELVETSENHDSKSIDVFRSLVSSTDECNWDPVVFDMLIKAYINIGLVEKGWMALKMMVKLGFLPRIVTFNCLLIELSKQNCTKECWDLFEKMSKIGIHPNSHTFNIMTNVFSKHGDADKINEFLERIEEEGFIPDIVTYNTLIDCYCKRGRVNDAFYLYRIMYRRNVLPDLFSYTSLMNGLCKESRLREAHQLLHQMVHRGLTLDDVAYNTLISGYCKMGKMKESRALMHEMIATGIQPNSFTCLVLVEGYVNRGRSISALNVLWELQRFGIFIPREIYDLLISKLCLEKRPLAAKRLIERTGHVPGEPMYKEMIISLCDCGYIEEAMEAYKDLVKVNQKPDLQVYEALLGCLCKVGRSVEGESMMREFGQCNTGICRALIDGLCKERKVEKAQVLLFEFAEEFQIRDTECLNYIFRVLSEGEEGNVGEVLQFHEKVQKMGFIPNRLTMRYMIDALSIGKLQHLAANRECSVISL, encoded by the coding sequence ATGTCGTCTCCTCTGGTTAGTTGGAAGCGACTGCAATTTGGTACGTTCCCCTTTCTTCTAATACGCTCTTATAGATCACTAGTCTTCCGCAATTGCGGTTTCCTATCTTCAATAAATTTCTCATCTTTCCAGATTCAACCGTCTTCATCTTGTTCTTATCCTCTTATTCAAGATGAAGATTCCAAACCCAAGGCTTTGTCGAACCCACTCTATTCTTTCCTCTCTCATGCCGAAAACCCCAACAACACTGTTGATATCATATGTTCGATTCTTAGAAATGACACTTCTTCCCTTCTTAATATTCAAGAGGATGAAGCACTTAAGAGGCTTATTCCTCATCTCCATACCCATGAAGTCTCTAGAGTCCTATTGAGATGCCAATCCGATTACTCTAAAGCTCGTTCCTTTTTCAACTGGGTGAAAAACGATGTGAACTTGAAATTGTCAACCCATAATTACTGTATTATGGTTCACATATCAGCATGGTCTAAAAAATTATCAGAAGCAATGCCAATATTGTCTGAACTGGTAGAGACAAGCGAAAACCACGACTCAAAGAGTATAGATGTATTTCGAAGTTTGGTTTCCTCTACTGATGAATGCAATTGGGACCCTGTCGTATTTGATATGCTGATCAAGGCTTACATTAATATCGGCTTGGTAGAGAAAGGGTGGATGGCTTTAAAGATGATGGTAAAGCTTGGATTCCTCCCTAGGATTGTCACATTCAACTGTCTCTTGATCGAGCTCTCCAAACAGAATTGCACAAAAGAATGCTgggatttgtttgaaaaaatgagCAAGATTGGAATTCATCCTAATTCACATACTTTCAACATAATGACCAATGTTTTCAGCAAACATGGGGATGCAGATAAAATTAACGAATTCTTGGAGAGAATTGAAGAAGAGGGATTTATTCCCGATATAGTGACATATAACACACTAATAGATTGCTATTGCAAAAGGGGAAGAGTGAATGATGCGTTTTATTTGTATAGGATAATGTATAGAAGAAACGTACTACCAGATTTGTTTTCATACACCTCCTTAATGAATGGCCTCTGTAAGGAATCCCGGTTAAGGGAGGCTCATCAACTCTTACATCAAATGGTGCACAGGGGTTTAACTCTGGATGACGTGGCTTATAATACCCTTATAAGCGGTTATTGCAAAATGGGAAAGATGAAGGAATCAAGAGCTTTGATGCACGAAATGATAGCCACTGGAATTCAACCAAACAGTTTTACTTGTTTGGTTCTCGTGGAAGGATATGTAAATCGAGGAAGATCAATTTCAGCTTTAAATGTGTTATGGGAGCTTCAGAGGTTTGGAATTTTTATCCCTCGAGAAATATATGATCTCCTAATCTCCAAGCTATGTTTGGAAAAACGTCCACTAGCTGCAAAGAGACTTATAGAAAGAACAGGGCATGTTCCTGGGGAGCCGATGTACAAAGAAATGATAATTTCGTTGTGTGATTGTGGTTACATAGAAGAGGCAATGGAGGCTTATAAAGATTTAGTAAAAGTAAACCAGAAACCTGATTTACAAGTATATGAAGCTTTGCTAGGATGTTTGTGTAAAGTAGGAAGAAGTGTGGAAGGTGAATCCATGATGAGGGAGTTTGGACAGTGTAATACTGGAATCTGTAGAGCATTAATAGATGGGTTATGTAAAGAAAGGAAAGTTGAAAAGGCTCAGGTTTTGTTATTTGAATTTGCGGAGGAATTTCAGATTCGAGACACTGAATGTTTGAATTACATATTTAGGGTTCTTAGTGAAGGAGAAGAAGGTAATGTTGGTGAAGTGTTACAGTTTCATGAAAAGGTGCAGAAGATGGGGTTTATACCCAATAGATTAACAATGAGATATATGATAGATGCCCTTAGCATTGGAAAGCTGCAACATTTAGCAGCAAACAGAGAATGTTCTGTAATTAGTTTATAA
- the LOC124919881 gene encoding uncharacterized protein LOC124919881 yields the protein MLKTTLLGFTPPPRFLLLNPKHFSISYIPPSSLTLNSRKLNSKKPLVCASQGGNGNGLGGDDSKEETKDRQKKENDLKRDRLPEFNVKWLELLIDPDPNNVLAVGLTGLLAWASVQVLWQLFFISLAILVAALKYSFIAAFLLFILVTLL from the coding sequence ATGTTGAAGACGACACTATTAGGGTTCACTCCTCCGCCTCGATTTCTTCTTCTCAATCCCAAACACTTCTCAATCTCATACATTCCACCGTCATCGTTAACCCTAAATTCCAGGAAACTCAATTCAAAAAAGCCGCTTGTCTGCGCATCGCAGGGCGGCAATGGAAATGGCTTAGGCGGCGATGATAGCAAGGAGGAGACGAAAGATCGACAGAAAAAGGAGAACGATTTGAAGAGAGATCGACTACCGGAGTTCAACGTGAAGTGGCTAGAACTGCTTATAGATCCAGATCCAAACAATGTTTTGGCCGTCGGATTGACGGGATTACTAGCGTGGGCGAGCGTACAAGTTCTTTGGCAGCTGTTCTTTATATCGTTGGCAATTCTTGTTGCCGCTCTCAAATACTCATTCATAGCTGCTTTCCTGCTCTTCATTCTTGTTACCCTTTTATGA